The genomic segment GGAGTGCCTTCGACCTCTCGGCCACGTCTCCTAGGACGGCGAGATGATATCGGTTTCACCTCGGCCGGTCAAACCCAACTTCGACTTCGGGGGCTTCTCGAGACCGAAGGCCTTGTGCAGTACGCGCACGGCAAGTTCCAGGTACTTTTCCTCGATCACCACCGAGATCTTGATTTCGGAAGTCGAAATCATCTGCAGGTTGATGTTTTCCTTCGCCAGCGCAGCGAACATCCTGCTGGCGACGCCAGGATGCGAGCGCATGCCGACTCCGACTGCTGAAACCTTGCAGGTCGTCGCGTCGCCGCTGACGTCGCGTGCCCCGATTTTCTCCTTGACGCCGTCGAGGATTTGGAGCGACCTGCTGAAGTCGTTGCGATTGACGGTGAACGAGAAATCGGTGGTGCCGTCGCGGCCGATGTTCTGGATGATCATGTCGACGTCGATGTTGGCGTCGGCGATCGGCCCAAGGATCTGGTAGGCAATCCCCGGGCGATCCGGGACGCCCAGTACGGTCAGTTTGGCTTCGTCGCGGTTGAAAGCGATGCCGGAGATGATCGGTTGTTCCATTTGGCCTTTTTCCTCAACAGTGATCAGTGTTCCTGCGCCCTCATCTTCGAAGCTCGAAAGGACACGCAATTTGACTTTGTACTTGCCGGCAAACTCCACCGAGCGGATTTGCAGCACCTTCGATCCGAGACTGGCCATTTCGAGCATTTCCTCGAAGGTGATCGTGTCCAACTTCCGGGCTTCCGGGACAACGCGCGGGTCGGTCGTATACACACCGTCCACGTCGGTATAAATCTGGCACTCGTCGGCTTTCATCGCCGCTGCGAGAGCCACCGCCGAGGTGTCCGATCCGCCGCGACCGAGCGTCGTGATATTACCTTCCTCGTCGGCACCCTGAAAACCGGCGACCACCACCACGTGTCCGTCGGCGAGGGCCTTGCGGATCCGGCCTTGATCGATCTTCAGGATGCGCGCCTTGGTAAAGGTGCTGTCGGTCAGGACGCCGACCTGCGGACCGGTAAAACTCTTCGCCTTGACTCCTTCCCCGTGCATCGCCATGGCCAACAGGGCGATCGTCACTTGTTCGCCGGTGGAAGCGATGACGTCGAGTTCGCGCGGGTCTGGCGAGGGAGAAATCTCTTTCGCCAGAGCCAAGAGGCGATTGGTCTCCCCAGCCATCGCCGACGGAACCAGAACGATGTCGTGCCCCTGCGCGCGCCAGCGTGCGACACGCCGCGCGACATTCCTGATGCGCTCCGTCGAACCGACCGACGTGCCACCGAACTTCTGTACGATCAATGCCATGGAAGATCCCGTTGAGCAGTGCCAAAAGCCCGCCATTCTAAGACAACGCCGCGCTTGACAGCAAAAAGCTCGGCGCCGAGACCGGCAAGAGGCAGGTCCCGGATCTGCTGCATCGATGCCTTCGATCCCGCTTGCAATTGCGGATGAAATCCTTATAGTGTGGCGTGTGACATTCCATCCATATGGTATGTCGTGACGGCAGCGACGAGGGGAGCCTGCTGCGAGGCGTCAACCAATAGCAAGAAAGGACTGTCATGAGCACCGTCAAGGTCGTTGAACGGGTCGATCCGCGCGAGATTCGTCGCAGACTCGGCATGAATCAGCAAC from the Accumulibacter sp. genome contains:
- a CDS encoding aspartate kinase, which produces MALIVQKFGGTSVGSTERIRNVARRVARWRAQGHDIVLVPSAMAGETNRLLALAKEISPSPDPRELDVIASTGEQVTIALLAMAMHGEGVKAKSFTGPQVGVLTDSTFTKARILKIDQGRIRKALADGHVVVVAGFQGADEEGNITTLGRGGSDTSAVALAAAMKADECQIYTDVDGVYTTDPRVVPEARKLDTITFEEMLEMASLGSKVLQIRSVEFAGKYKVKLRVLSSFEDEGAGTLITVEEKGQMEQPIISGIAFNRDEAKLTVLGVPDRPGIAYQILGPIADANIDVDMIIQNIGRDGTTDFSFTVNRNDFSRSLQILDGVKEKIGARDVSGDATTCKVSAVGVGMRSHPGVASRMFAALAKENINLQMISTSEIKISVVIEEKYLELAVRVLHKAFGLEKPPKSKLGLTGRGETDIISPS